A section of the Enterococcus montenegrensis genome encodes:
- a CDS encoding DUF1803 domain-containing protein: protein MKFYYGGNHKEAYQNLAHKPTFQQLCHYLFQHEAAILRDLKKEITNHDLEKTIDTAIKLQLIVRKDRRYRLLFPVVTPALVANIQEEKTFQLALQTLKKESDQNVLTALNYFNNLLEQDYFYGVTDAISFATATKLENEKLHLISCQLKDQTTTLPGYFNALKKSELTEENSLYALLGDVELNYALDQFSYIIQRTYQKKKVRPSIFRQALVMTDILAIDDSDNLQLAVPIFDHYGEQVISLADDVFKWQLLFTRFLDFKEIDFLQFIILKG, encoded by the coding sequence ATGAAATTTTATTATGGCGGTAATCACAAAGAAGCATATCAAAATCTGGCTCACAAGCCCACCTTTCAACAGCTTTGTCACTATCTCTTTCAACATGAAGCTGCTATTTTGCGTGATTTAAAAAAAGAGATTACCAATCATGATCTTGAAAAAACGATTGATACAGCAATAAAATTGCAATTAATAGTACGAAAAGATAGGCGCTATCGACTGCTTTTTCCTGTTGTTACACCAGCATTAGTTGCTAATATTCAGGAGGAAAAAACATTTCAGTTAGCTTTACAAACGTTAAAAAAAGAAAGTGATCAGAACGTATTGACGGCGTTAAATTATTTTAACAATCTTTTAGAACAAGATTATTTTTATGGGGTTACGGACGCGATTTCATTTGCAACTGCTACAAAACTAGAAAATGAGAAATTGCACTTAATAAGTTGTCAGTTAAAAGATCAGACGACTACATTGCCTGGCTATTTTAATGCTTTAAAGAAAAGTGAGTTGACAGAAGAAAACTCTTTATATGCCTTGTTAGGTGATGTGGAGCTAAATTATGCTCTTGATCAATTTTCTTATATTATTCAAAGGACTTATCAAAAGAAGAAAGTGCGTCCGTCTATTTTTAGGCAAGCACTAGTCATGACCGATATTTTAGCGATTGATGACAGTGACAATTTACAGCTGGCAGTACCAATTTTTGATCATTATGGTGAACAGGTAATTTCTTTAGCCGATGATGTTTTTAAATGGCAGTTATTATTTACACGGTTTTTGGATTTTAAAGAAATAGATTTTTTACAATTTATTATTCTTAAAGGATAA
- the pflA gene encoding pyruvate formate-lyase-activating protein, giving the protein MTVTGRIHSTESFGSVDGPGIRFIVFTQGCRMRCEFCHNPDTWKIGSGKERTADDVLEEALKYKEFWGEKGGITVSGGEPLLQLDFLIDLFKKAKAAGVHTTIDTCGQPFTREEPFFSKFNTLMEYTDLLLFDIKHIDNDAHKKLTKQANTPILEMAKYLSEINKPVWIRHVLVPYRSDYDAYLIRLDNFIKTLQNVDKVEILPYHTMGKYKWQELGLKYPLEGIEPPTENRVKNAKELLHTDEYMKYLTR; this is encoded by the coding sequence ATGACTGTGACAGGTCGTATTCATTCAACCGAAAGTTTTGGTTCCGTTGATGGACCAGGCATTCGCTTTATCGTTTTTACCCAAGGCTGTCGGATGCGGTGTGAGTTTTGCCATAATCCGGATACTTGGAAAATTGGCAGTGGTAAAGAGCGTACAGCAGATGATGTTTTAGAAGAAGCCTTAAAATATAAAGAATTTTGGGGAGAAAAAGGCGGAATCACAGTAAGTGGTGGAGAACCGTTGTTACAACTTGATTTTTTAATTGATTTGTTCAAAAAAGCCAAAGCGGCTGGGGTTCATACGACCATTGATACCTGTGGGCAACCTTTTACCAGAGAAGAACCTTTCTTTTCAAAATTCAATACTTTAATGGAATATACGGATTTATTGTTGTTTGATATTAAACATATCGACAATGATGCCCATAAAAAACTGACCAAACAAGCCAATACCCCTATTTTGGAAATGGCCAAATATTTATCTGAAATAAATAAACCGGTCTGGATTCGTCACGTATTGGTTCCTTATCGCAGTGACTATGATGCGTATTTGATCCGCTTAGATAACTTTATTAAGACGTTGCAAAATGTCGATAAGGTTGAGATTTTACCCTATCACACGATGGGCAAGTACAAGTGGCAAGAATTGGGTTTAAAATATCCATTAGAAGGAATTGAACCACCGACTGAAAATCGTGTTAAAAATGCAAAAGAACTATTGCATACAGATGAATATATGAAGTACTTAACGCGCTAA
- a CDS encoding manganese-dependent inorganic pyrophosphatase, with protein MSKILVFGHQNPDTDAIGAAIAFAHLQNTLRDEEVEAVALGTPSEETQYALDHFGLTAPRVISNVKDDTENVMLVDHNEFQQSAADIAEANILAVVDHHRIANFETANPLYYRAEPVGCTSTIVLKLYKEAQVEIPKAVAGMMLSAIISDTLLFKSPTCTPEDVAAAKELAAICETDYEAYGLEMLKAGTNLSDKSASVLLDLDAKSFPMGDKNIRIGQVNTVDLKEVFDRQKELEAAMEVENEKNGYDLFVLIVTNILDSDSELLVIGEPKDKVEAAFNTKLENNRALLKGVVSRKKQVVPQLTEAFA; from the coding sequence ATGTCAAAAATTTTAGTTTTTGGTCATCAAAACCCAGATACTGATGCAATTGGCGCAGCAATTGCATTTGCCCACTTGCAAAATACATTGCGTGATGAAGAAGTTGAGGCAGTTGCGTTAGGTACACCAAGTGAAGAAACTCAGTACGCTTTGGATCACTTTGGTCTAACTGCACCTCGCGTAATTTCAAATGTAAAAGATGATACAGAAAACGTTATGTTAGTTGACCACAATGAATTTCAACAAAGTGCTGCTGATATTGCAGAGGCAAATATCTTAGCGGTTGTTGACCACCATCGGATTGCAAACTTTGAAACTGCTAATCCATTGTACTACCGTGCTGAACCAGTGGGTTGTACGAGTACAATTGTTTTGAAATTGTATAAAGAAGCACAAGTAGAAATTCCAAAAGCTGTTGCAGGTATGATGCTTTCTGCAATTATCTCAGATACGTTGTTATTCAAATCACCAACTTGCACGCCTGAAGATGTTGCTGCGGCAAAAGAACTTGCAGCTATTTGTGAAACAGACTATGAGGCATATGGCTTAGAGATGCTAAAAGCTGGGACAAACTTAAGCGATAAATCAGCTAGCGTTTTATTAGACCTTGATGCTAAAAGTTTCCCAATGGGCGATAAAAACATCCGAATTGGTCAAGTTAATACCGTTGATTTAAAGGAAGTTTTTGATCGTCAAAAAGAATTAGAAGCCGCAATGGAAGTTGAAAATGAAAAAAATGGTTATGATCTATTTGTCTTAATTGTTACCAATATTTTAGATAGTGATTCTGAGTTACTTGTTATTGGTGAACCTAAGGATAAAGTAGAGGCAGCTTTTAATACAAAATTAGAAAATAATCGTGCGCTGCTAAAAGGTGTGGTTTCACGCAAAAAACAAGTTGTACCACAACTAACAGAGGCGTTTGCCTAA
- the pflB gene encoding formate C-acetyltransferase, translating into MEQWNGFKGKAWQNEVNVRDFIQANYTQFDGTDEFLAGPTEATTKLWDQVMELNKQERDNGGVLDMDTKVVSTITSHGPGYLNKDLETVVGFQTDKPFKRGLQPFGGIRMSEQAAEEYGFEIDPEISHIFRDYRKTHNQGVFDAYTPEMRAARRSGVITGLPDAYGRGRIIGDYRRIALYGVDFLIKEKQKDLANCGNGTMSEDIIRQREELSEQIRALAELKELGNIYGFDISQPATNAKEAFQWLYLGYLAAIKEQNGAAMSLGRTSTFLDIYVERDLENGVITEEEAQEIVDHFVMKLRLVKFARTPEYNALFSGDPTWVTESIGGVGEDGRHMVTKNSFRFLHTLANLGPAPEPNLTVLWSTRLPHNFKTFCAKMSIQTSAIQYENDDVMRPHWGDDYGIACCVSAMRIGKQMQFFGARANLAKTLLYAINGGVDEKSKAQVGPKYQPITSEYLEYDEVLAKYDAMMDWITELYLNTLNIIHYMHDKYSYERIEMALQDTDILRTMATGIAGFSVAVDSLSAIKYAKVKTVRDENGIVEDYVIEGDYPKYGNNDDRVDEIAVNLLKTFMTKVKRNKTYRDAKHTTSILTITSNVVYGKKTGNTPDGRRAGQPFAPGANPMHGRDTHGALASLSSVAKIPYDYSLDGISNTFSIVPKALGRDEATQEENLATMLDGYATKGGHHLNINVFNRDTLLDAQAHPEKYPQLTIRVSGYAVNFIKLTKEQQDDVIARTMHESM; encoded by the coding sequence ATGGAACAATGGAACGGATTTAAAGGCAAAGCTTGGCAAAACGAAGTTAACGTACGTGATTTTATCCAAGCAAACTACACACAATTTGACGGCACAGATGAATTTCTAGCTGGCCCAACAGAAGCTACCACAAAACTTTGGGATCAAGTAATGGAATTAAACAAACAAGAACGCGACAACGGTGGCGTTTTAGACATGGACACAAAAGTAGTTTCAACGATTACTTCTCATGGTCCTGGTTATTTAAATAAAGATTTAGAAACAGTGGTTGGTTTCCAAACAGACAAACCTTTCAAACGTGGTTTACAACCATTCGGTGGAATTCGTATGTCTGAACAAGCCGCTGAAGAATACGGTTTTGAAATCGATCCTGAAATTTCACATATCTTCCGCGACTACCGCAAAACTCATAACCAAGGGGTCTTTGATGCATATACACCAGAAATGCGCGCAGCACGCCGCTCAGGTGTCATTACTGGTTTACCAGATGCCTATGGCCGTGGCCGTATTATCGGCGACTACCGTCGGATTGCATTATACGGGGTGGACTTTTTAATTAAAGAAAAACAAAAAGATTTAGCCAACTGTGGGAACGGTACAATGTCAGAAGACATCATCCGTCAACGGGAAGAATTAAGCGAACAAATTCGTGCGTTAGCTGAATTAAAAGAATTAGGTAACATTTACGGTTTTGATATTTCACAACCTGCGACAAACGCAAAAGAAGCTTTCCAATGGTTATACTTAGGCTACTTAGCTGCAATCAAAGAACAAAATGGTGCAGCAATGTCATTGGGTCGGACATCGACTTTCTTAGACATTTATGTGGAACGCGACTTAGAAAACGGCGTGATTACAGAAGAAGAAGCACAAGAAATCGTGGATCATTTCGTTATGAAATTACGTCTTGTAAAATTCGCTCGGACACCTGAATACAATGCCCTATTTTCTGGGGATCCAACATGGGTAACAGAATCAATCGGTGGTGTGGGTGAAGACGGACGTCACATGGTAACAAAAAACAGCTTCCGTTTCTTACACACATTAGCAAACTTAGGTCCTGCGCCAGAACCAAACTTGACAGTTTTATGGTCAACACGTTTACCACACAACTTCAAAACTTTCTGTGCGAAAATGAGTATCCAAACATCTGCGATTCAATATGAAAACGATGATGTGATGCGTCCTCATTGGGGCGATGACTACGGAATCGCTTGTTGTGTATCGGCAATGCGCATTGGGAAACAAATGCAATTTTTCGGTGCTCGTGCAAACTTAGCGAAAACCTTGTTATACGCAATTAACGGTGGGGTTGATGAAAAATCAAAAGCACAAGTAGGACCAAAATATCAACCAATCACTTCTGAATATCTAGAATACGATGAAGTTTTAGCCAAATATGATGCCATGATGGACTGGATTACAGAATTGTACTTGAATACATTAAACATCATTCACTACATGCACGATAAATATTCTTACGAACGGATTGAAATGGCATTACAAGATACAGATATCCTACGCACAATGGCAACTGGTATTGCTGGTTTCTCTGTTGCAGTTGACTCATTATCTGCCATTAAATATGCCAAAGTGAAAACAGTTCGTGATGAAAATGGAATCGTAGAAGACTACGTGATTGAAGGCGACTATCCTAAATACGGCAATAACGATGATCGCGTGGATGAAATCGCGGTGAACTTATTGAAAACCTTCATGACGAAAGTAAAACGTAACAAAACTTACCGTGATGCAAAACACACCACATCTATTCTTACAATCACATCCAATGTGGTTTATGGGAAGAAAACAGGGAATACACCAGACGGACGTCGTGCGGGCCAACCATTTGCGCCAGGGGCTAACCCAATGCATGGACGCGACACACATGGTGCGTTAGCAAGCTTGTCTTCAGTTGCGAAAATTCCTTACGACTATTCATTAGATGGTATTTCAAATACGTTTTCTATCGTACCAAAAGCCTTAGGTCGTGACGAAGCAACCCAAGAAGAAAACTTAGCAACCATGTTAGACGGATATGCAACAAAAGGTGGTCACCACTTGAACATTAACGTCTTCAACCGGGATACCTTGTTAGATGCGCAAGCACATCCAGAAAAATACCCACAATTAACAATTCGGGTATCTGGTTATGCCGTAAACTTCATTAAGTTAACGAAAGAACAACAAGATGACGTTATTGCACGGACAATGCACGAATCTATGTAA
- the parC gene encoding DNA topoisomerase IV subunit A: MEHNHNIQELTLEEVMGDRFGRYSKYIIQERALPDIRDGLKPVQRRILYAMNKDGNTYEKAFRKSAKSVGNIMGNYHPHGDSSIYEAMVRMSQDWKLRAILIEMHGNNGSMDGDPPAAMRYTEARLSQLSGEMLKDIEKETVDMVWNFDDTEKEPTVLPAKFPNLLVNGSTGISAGYATEIPTHNLAEVINGTIYLIDHPNASLDKLMEFIPGPDFPTGGILQGKAELKKAYETGKGKAIVRSQTEIEKIKGNKEQIVVNEIPYEVNKATLVKKIDEIRLAKKIDGIAEVRDETDRTGLRIVVELKKDANAEGILNYLFKNTELQINYNFNMVAIDEMRPKQVGLVTILQSYVKHRRDVVIKRSRFELDKAQKRQHIVDGLMKALSILDEVIATIRGSKDKKDAKNNLIVAHGFTEAQAEAIVNLQLYRLTNTDITQLQQEAKELAAYITELKKILDDETELLSVIKKELKEVKKQYGQPRLTQIEAEIKELKIETEVLVAQEDVIVSVTHEGYIKRSSLRSYAASKPEELGMKDGDFVLYTGEVNTLDHILLITNKGNVIYRPVHELPDLRWKEIGEHISQTMLNMAVDEAIIAVYPYKQIDPAKNFVVITKNGFIKQTKMSEFEPWRTYKSRPLAIVKFKDADDVITDVFLVDENDTLDVFLVSHRGFGLRYPLSEVPLVGPKAAGVKSINLKAEDFVVNGLLVYPMGDNPVVIVTQRGGVKRMLAQELNQLGRAKRGLMVLRELKNNPHRIIYMGDGVDQTLLLTNQKGQQTEIDVKDFNISDRTSNGSFVMDEKNGGQVIDVKEIKQPVVVKN; encoded by the coding sequence GTGGAACACAATCATAATATTCAAGAATTAACACTTGAGGAAGTCATGGGCGACCGCTTTGGCCGCTATTCAAAATATATTATTCAAGAACGTGCATTACCAGATATCAGAGACGGTTTAAAACCGGTACAACGCCGGATTTTATATGCTATGAACAAAGATGGTAATACTTACGAAAAAGCCTTTCGTAAGTCAGCGAAGTCTGTCGGCAATATCATGGGGAATTACCACCCCCATGGTGACAGTAGTATTTACGAAGCCATGGTTCGGATGAGTCAAGACTGGAAACTACGAGCCATCTTAATTGAAATGCACGGTAACAACGGGAGTATGGATGGTGATCCTCCTGCGGCAATGCGTTATACAGAAGCGCGCTTATCACAATTAAGTGGTGAAATGCTAAAAGATATTGAAAAAGAAACAGTTGATATGGTTTGGAATTTTGATGATACTGAAAAAGAACCGACTGTTTTACCAGCAAAATTTCCTAACCTTTTGGTGAATGGTTCAACTGGGATTTCTGCTGGTTATGCCACCGAAATTCCAACACACAATTTAGCTGAAGTAATTAACGGTACGATTTATCTCATTGACCATCCTAATGCTAGTTTGGATAAATTAATGGAATTTATTCCGGGTCCAGATTTTCCTACTGGCGGAATTTTACAAGGTAAAGCAGAACTGAAAAAAGCTTATGAAACTGGAAAAGGCAAAGCGATTGTCCGCTCTCAAACGGAGATTGAAAAAATCAAAGGGAATAAAGAGCAGATCGTTGTGAATGAAATTCCTTATGAAGTGAATAAAGCTACCTTGGTGAAGAAAATCGATGAAATTCGTTTGGCAAAAAAAATTGACGGAATTGCTGAGGTTCGGGATGAAACAGATAGAACTGGGTTGCGAATTGTTGTAGAATTGAAAAAAGATGCCAACGCCGAGGGTATTTTAAATTATCTGTTTAAAAATACGGAACTGCAAATTAACTACAACTTTAATATGGTTGCTATTGATGAGATGCGGCCAAAACAAGTTGGATTAGTCACAATTTTGCAAAGCTATGTCAAACATCGAAGAGACGTTGTGATAAAACGGAGTCGGTTTGAGTTAGATAAAGCGCAAAAACGTCAGCATATCGTTGATGGTTTAATGAAAGCATTGTCGATTTTAGATGAAGTCATCGCCACGATTCGTGGTAGTAAAGACAAAAAAGATGCTAAAAATAATTTAATTGTAGCTCATGGCTTTACTGAAGCCCAAGCTGAAGCAATTGTTAATTTGCAATTGTATCGTCTAACCAATACAGATATTACGCAATTACAACAAGAGGCAAAAGAATTAGCTGCGTATATTACGGAATTAAAAAAGATCTTGGATGATGAGACTGAACTTTTAAGCGTGATAAAAAAAGAGCTAAAAGAAGTGAAAAAACAATATGGACAGCCGCGGCTAACGCAAATTGAAGCGGAAATTAAAGAGCTGAAAATTGAGACAGAGGTTTTAGTCGCTCAAGAAGATGTTATTGTTTCTGTTACCCATGAAGGATATATCAAACGCAGTAGTCTGCGTTCTTATGCAGCTTCTAAACCAGAAGAGCTGGGAATGAAAGATGGGGACTTTGTGTTATATACAGGTGAGGTCAACACTTTGGACCATATACTGCTAATTACTAACAAAGGAAATGTTATTTATCGTCCAGTTCATGAACTACCTGATTTACGTTGGAAAGAAATTGGGGAACATATTTCGCAAACGATGTTGAATATGGCAGTGGATGAGGCGATTATTGCCGTTTATCCTTACAAGCAAATAGATCCGGCTAAAAACTTTGTTGTGATAACAAAAAATGGTTTTATTAAGCAGACGAAAATGTCGGAATTTGAGCCATGGCGAACTTATAAGAGTCGTCCGTTAGCGATTGTGAAATTCAAAGATGCTGATGATGTTATAACAGATGTCTTTTTAGTCGATGAAAACGATACGTTAGATGTTTTTCTAGTAAGTCATCGTGGTTTTGGTTTACGCTATCCACTAAGCGAGGTACCACTAGTAGGTCCAAAAGCTGCTGGCGTTAAGTCAATTAATTTAAAAGCCGAGGATTTTGTAGTAAACGGCTTGTTGGTATATCCGATGGGGGATAATCCGGTAGTTATCGTAACCCAAAGAGGTGGCGTGAAACGAATGCTAGCTCAAGAGTTAAATCAATTAGGCCGAGCTAAGCGTGGCTTAATGGTGCTAAGAGAACTTAAAAATAATCCTCATCGCATCATTTATATGGGTGATGGTGTGGATCAAACATTGTTATTAACCAATCAAAAAGGGCAACAAACAGAAATTGACGTCAAGGATTTTAATATTTCTGATCGAACTTCAAATGGTTCATTTGTTATGGATGAAAAAAATGGCGGGCAAGTAATCGATGTTAAAGAAATTAAACAGCCGGTTGTTGTCAAAAATTAA